A single genomic interval of Terriglobia bacterium harbors:
- a CDS encoding M36 family metallopeptidase, which yields MLKGCIFGIIVFGISCSLAAGQSGTGGKRSLPDFDIRESALAATTSSSEAESRTVVDRRSAALTAFARRPEEAGQGTRIVPSKYGMPKLYLRDGHSLSAPSSLSASEIARGFLRGRTDIFPMTPAEIDGLRLLVDDTTDSARFVAFNQTVNGIDVFNGQIKFTLNKAGEIIQIATGDVTPGLNVSTAARLTPENAVRAAFAGSGTALAATLSVMPGTDNKTTFANPRGGRYSPITAELTVFPMNASSARLAYRVFLELDQQRWYELVVDAATGALLLRHNLYVSSFQGNVWPQSPSTGTRSLVTFPDSWLPSTATVTTGNNVDAYLDTDGNDQPDTLTNSNMQAGRALSTNQTFNFPFGDGTVQLDPRSYQPAAVTSLFYFVNLAHDFYYGLGFNEAAGNFQTDNLGHGGAGNDAVMAEAQFGGFMDNADFSPTPEGMPPKMRMAIFTRNTTSRTDDLDADYDGQVIVHEYGHGVSNRLVGAKTSTTCLTKIQSGGMGEGWSDYFAISYFNNPVFGGYSGQNFVSGQRRYSYEGYPLTYEDIGTGSHGYEVHDDGEIWTATLWDLRKSLGPATTDKLVLDGLKATPCNPAMTDARDGILSADQADNNGGNRTVIWTIFAKHGMGYSAAGIDGTIFSGTRYDAAYDLPPDLQTNENPLITSNPLTIQTADGDLYKYTVTASNPAGGTI from the coding sequence GTGCTAAAAGGATGCATTTTCGGGATTATCGTGTTCGGCATCAGTTGTTCCCTCGCTGCGGGGCAGTCCGGAACCGGCGGGAAAAGATCTCTCCCCGACTTCGACATCCGCGAGTCGGCGCTTGCGGCAACCACATCATCCTCGGAAGCCGAGTCCAGAACTGTGGTGGACCGCCGCTCGGCTGCGCTGACGGCATTTGCGAGGCGGCCTGAGGAAGCCGGGCAGGGGACCCGGATTGTTCCCAGCAAGTACGGAATGCCTAAACTGTATCTGCGCGACGGGCATTCTCTCAGCGCTCCTTCCAGCCTTTCAGCCTCCGAAATAGCCAGAGGCTTTCTAAGGGGGCGCACTGACATTTTCCCCATGACTCCGGCCGAAATCGACGGCCTCCGGCTTCTTGTTGACGACACGACGGATAGCGCGAGGTTCGTCGCTTTCAACCAGACTGTCAACGGCATCGATGTGTTCAACGGCCAGATCAAATTCACCTTGAATAAAGCTGGAGAAATCATCCAGATCGCAACAGGAGATGTTACGCCCGGATTGAATGTGTCAACGGCGGCGCGGCTGACTCCCGAAAATGCGGTCAGGGCGGCCTTTGCCGGTAGCGGGACCGCTCTGGCGGCAACGCTCTCCGTGATGCCAGGCACGGACAATAAGACGACATTCGCCAACCCCCGCGGGGGCAGATACAGCCCGATAACGGCGGAATTGACGGTTTTTCCTATGAACGCGTCATCGGCGCGTCTGGCTTACCGGGTTTTTCTCGAGCTGGATCAGCAGCGCTGGTACGAACTGGTTGTCGATGCAGCAACCGGAGCGCTCCTGCTTCGTCACAATCTGTATGTTTCATCGTTTCAGGGCAATGTGTGGCCGCAGTCTCCGTCGACCGGCACAAGAAGCCTTGTAACTTTTCCGGACAGCTGGCTCCCCTCAACCGCAACGGTAACCACCGGCAACAATGTCGACGCTTACCTGGATACCGATGGTAATGATCAGCCCGATACCCTGACGAACTCCAATATGCAGGCCGGCCGCGCCTTGAGTACGAATCAGACTTTTAACTTCCCGTTCGGAGACGGAACCGTTCAGCTCGATCCAAGAAGCTATCAACCGGCCGCCGTCACGAGCCTGTTCTATTTTGTCAATCTCGCGCATGACTTTTACTACGGTCTGGGTTTCAACGAAGCTGCCGGGAATTTTCAAACGGATAACCTGGGACACGGCGGAGCCGGTAATGATGCGGTCATGGCCGAGGCGCAGTTTGGCGGGTTTATGGACAACGCGGACTTCAGTCCGACTCCTGAGGGAATGCCTCCGAAGATGCGCATGGCCATATTTACACGAAACACAACCTCACGGACAGATGACCTGGACGCGGACTATGACGGACAGGTCATCGTTCACGAATACGGTCATGGAGTCAGCAATCGCCTGGTGGGCGCCAAGACAAGCACGACCTGTCTTACCAAAATACAGTCCGGCGGAATGGGTGAGGGTTGGTCGGACTACTTTGCCATCAGCTATTTCAATAACCCTGTATTTGGCGGGTACTCCGGCCAGAACTTCGTTTCCGGTCAACGCCGGTACAGCTACGAAGGATATCCACTGACTTATGAGGACATCGGCACAGGCAGTCATGGATATGAGGTGCACGATGATGGTGAGATCTGGACCGCAACGTTGTGGGATTTGCGAAAATCACTGGGTCCCGCTACCACAGACAAGCTGGTTCTGGATGGCTTGAAAGCCACTCCGTGTAATCCGGCAATGACGGATGCGCGCGACGGGATTCTTTCGGCGGATCAGGCCGACAATAACGGCGGCAACCGTACCGTGATATGGACGATCTTTGCAAAGCACGGCATGGGCTATTCGGCCGCCGGCATCGATGGAACGATATTTAGCGGAACGCGGTACGACGCTGCTTATGATCTTCCTCCCGATCTTCAGACGAACGAGAATCCGCTGATCACGAGCAATCCGCTCACGATTCAGACAGCCGATGGAGACCTCTACAAATACACCGTGACCGCCTCGAACCCTGCCGGCGGGACGATCAA